Within the Nocardioides humi genome, the region GTGCTGGAGGGCCACACGGTGACGATGCCGAAGGACGGCGCCGCGGAGAGCGCGGCGGCGATGGACGACTCGCCGGCGCCGGCGGTGGGCAGCGCGGTGGTCCCGCGGATCAGGTCGACGCCGTAGTCGGCCACCGTGTTGACGAAGATGGCGTCGAACCCGGCGCGCTCGGCGGTGACCGCGGCATCGACGTACACGAGGTCCTTGATGGTGAGCCGGGCCGGGTCGGTGGCGAGCGGGACGTCCACCCGCACCAGCACGTCCTCGACGGTCACGTCCGCCGGCCAGGTCGACCGCTCGGGGATCAGGTACGTCGCGCTGGGCGGCGTCAGGTGGGCGATCCGCATGTCTCCTCCAGGTGTGGTCAGCTCAGCTGGGCCCGGCCGCGCCGGATGATCTGGTCGCTGCGCGTGCCGACCGCCTCGGGACTGAAGGTGGCCTCGGCCCAGGCGACGGAGCGCCGGGCCTCGATCGAGACGGCGTCGGCGAGGGTGGTCGCGGTGGTGGCCTGGTAGAGGTCGAGGAACTCGGCGGCCAGGGCCGGGTCCAGGTCCGCGGCCTGGAGCGCGAGCCGGCGGGCGGTCGGGAGCAGCTCGGCGGCGGGGACCACGTGGTTGACCAGGCCCCAGGCGAGTGCCTCGTCCGCGCCGACCATCCGGCCGGTGAGGCTCATCTCGCGGGCGCGTCGGACGCCGACCGCCTGCGGCAGCAGGTAGGTGAGGCCCCAGCCGGGCAGCACGCCGACCCGGGCGTGGGTGTCGGCGAAGGCCGCCTCCTGGGCGGCGATCAGGAAGTCGCAGTGCAGTGCGATCTCGAGGCCGCCGGTCGCGGTGGGGCCGTTGATCGCGCCCACGAGCGGGGTGGACAGCCGCGGCCAGGGCCGGGGCTCACCGGCGAACGGACCGACCGTGCGCATGTTGTCGCCGGTGCTCCCGAGCTCGCGCAGGTCGAGCCCCGCACAGAAGGAGGACCCCGCTCCGGTCAGCACGATCGCGTGCACGGCGGCGTCGGCGTCGGCGTCGCGCAGGGCGGTGGACAGCTCGGCGATCAGCGCCGAGGTGAGCGCGTTGCGACGCTCGGGCCGGTTCAGCGTGATCGTGGCGACCGGTCCGTCGTGCTCGATCCGGACCAGGCTGGCGGAGGACATGTCAAAACACTACAGTGTTTGATTATTGCACGCCAGAGTCGATGAGAGATGGAGGCCGGGATGGCACAGCGATGGCAGCGGTTCGGGTTCGACTCGACGGTCGACGATGTCGTCGCCGGCGTCGACCTGACCGGCCGGCGCGCGGTCGTGACGGGAGCGACGTCGGGGATCGGGGTCGAGACGGCCCGGGCGCTTGCGCTCGCCGGCGCCGAGGTCACCCTCGCCGTCCGCCGGCCCGACGCGGCCCGCGACGTGGCGCGGGCGATCACCGAGGCGGTCCCCGGTGCGCGGCTCGACGTCGCCCGGCTGGACCTGGCCGATCTCGCGACGGTGCGGGCGTTCGCGGCGTCGTACGACGCTCCGCTCGACGTGCTGGTCAACAACGCCGGCATCATGGCGCTGCCCCGCCTGGAGCGGACCTCCTACGGCTGGGAGCTGCAGCTCGCCAC harbors:
- a CDS encoding enoyl-CoA hydratase, yielding MSSASLVRIEHDGPVATITLNRPERRNALTSALIAELSTALRDADADAAVHAIVLTGAGSSFCAGLDLRELGSTGDNMRTVGPFAGEPRPWPRLSTPLVGAINGPTATGGLEIALHCDFLIAAQEAAFADTHARVGVLPGWGLTYLLPQAVGVRRAREMSLTGRMVGADEALAWGLVNHVVPAAELLPTARRLALQAADLDPALAAEFLDLYQATTATTLADAVSIEARRSVAWAEATFSPEAVGTRSDQIIRRGRAQLS